One Acinetobacter pullicarnis genomic region harbors:
- a CDS encoding IS4-like element ISAba1 family transposase (programmed frameshift), producing the protein MTHLNELYLILNKYLKWNKSHLKCFALIMLVIILKQTCNLSSASKALPIKCLPQSFYRRMQRFFAGQYFDYRQISQLIFNMFSFDQVQLTLDRTNWKWGKRNINILMLAIVYRGIAIPILWTLLNKRGNSDTKERIALIQRFIAIFGKDRIVNVFADREFIGEQWFTWLIEQDINFCIRVKKNFIVTNHLGKNHKISDLFRHLKVGQIECRKRRILVGRVKLYISALQLENGELLLVVSPQFNANAIQDYALRWEIETLFSCLKGRGFNLENTRLTDPRRVKKLIAVLAISFCWCYLTGEWQHDQKKVIKIKKHGRLSMSLFRYGLDYVQMAIQRLIGFGKKEEFKEILAILRRQNPDRIRVL; encoded by the exons ATGACACATCTCAATGAGTTATATCTTATCTTAAACAAATATCTAAAATGGAACAAGTCACATTTAAAGTGCTTTGCGCTCATCATGCTTGTGATTATTTTAAAGCAAACATGTAATCTTTCTTCTGCATCTAAAGCCTTGCCCATCAAGTGCTTACCACAATCATTTTATCGACGTATGCAGCGCTTCTTTGCAGGTCAGTATTTTGATTATCGTCAAATTTCTCAGTTGATTTTCAATATGTTTTCATTCGACCAAGTGCAACTGACTTTAGATAGAACCAATTGGAAATGGGGAAAACGAAATATTAATATCCTGATGCTCGCAATCGTTTATCGTGGAATAGCGATACCTATCCTTTGGACATTGCTTAATAAACGTGGAAATTCAGATACGAAAGAGCGTATTGCTTTGATTCAACGCTTTATAGCCATTTTTGGTAAAGACCGTATTGTGAATGTGTTCGCAGACAGAGAGTTTATCGGTGAGCAGTGGTTTACATGGTTAATTGAACAAGACATCAACTTCTGCATTCGTGTTA AAAAAAACTTCATTGTCACCAATCATTTAGGAAAGAATCATAAAATTAGTGATTTATTTCGCCATCTTAAAGTTGGTCAAATTGAATGTCGTAAACGACGGATTTTGGTTGGTCGGGTGAAACTATATATAAGTGCACTACAGTTAGAAAATGGAGAGCTTTTACTCGTCGTTTCTCCTCAGTTTAATGCCAATGCTATTCAGGATTATGCATTACGCTGGGAAATTGAAACCTTATTCAGTTGTCTCAAAGGACGCGGGTTTAATCTTGAAAATACGCGCTTGACAGACCCTAGACGAGTGAAAAAATTGATTGCGGTGTTAGCTATAAGCTTCTGTTGGTGTTACTTAACGGGTGAATGGCAACATGATCAAAAAAAAGTGATAAAAATAAAGAAGCATGGACGACTCTCAATGAGTTTATTTCGCTATGGTTTAGACTATGTTCAAATGGCGATTCAGCGTTTAATTGGTTTTGGGAAAAAAGAAGAGTTTAAGGAAATTTTGGCAATTTTAAGAAGGCAGAACCCTGATAGGATAAGGGTTCTGTGA
- a CDS encoding recombinase family protein, giving the protein MRTYAYVRNDPGSEYDDINYISYFYKNGYQIPKQRLIFEEVTVDTSIIYRDKFINLINYGLESGDLLLVKGIDCLGRNFEEIYNIVNKIDQKKIRLVCFDYSKNEISGDLKVFFLHFLKICFEFETKFKKINKNYPTNNFVKKVGRPEILTLEQKKEVIGKFKKGYSVYSLAKEYSVTRTVINRLLEKASQEFN; this is encoded by the coding sequence ATGCGTACATATGCCTATGTTAGAAATGATCCAGGTAGCGAATATGATGATATTAATTATATTTCATATTTTTATAAAAATGGATATCAGATTCCTAAACAACGGTTAATATTTGAAGAGGTGACAGTTGATACTTCTATTATATATAGAGATAAATTTATTAATTTAATCAATTATGGGCTGGAATCTGGTGATTTATTATTGGTGAAAGGGATTGACTGTTTAGGGCGTAACTTTGAAGAAATTTATAATATCGTAAACAAAATTGATCAAAAGAAAATTAGATTGGTTTGTTTTGACTATTCTAAAAATGAAATTAGTGGCGACTTAAAAGTTTTTTTTCTACACTTTTTGAAAATTTGTTTTGAATTCGAAACAAAATTTAAAAAGATAAATAAAAACTATCCTACAAATAATTTTGTGAAAAAAGTTGGTCGCCCAGAGATATTAACGCTGGAACAAAAGAAAGAAGTTATCGGTAAATTTAAAAAGGGTTATAGCGTGTATTCACTAGCAAAAGAGTATTCAGTAACTCGTACGGTAATCAATAGATTGCTTGAGAAGGCTTCACAAGAATTTAATTAA
- a CDS encoding helix-turn-helix domain-containing protein, protein MKIHSLDLRQRAIMAWKKLGNKSQVCEIFGISRPTLDRWIELEHTAEFDPKNRKNKGGRPSSIRDLESFKNFVQITEFSSIHDLVPIFEEQFGYPVAYEVIRRTLKRLGWVQSKKCFIARKPKRIVESA, encoded by the coding sequence ATGAAAATTCATTCTTTAGATTTACGCCAACGTGCAATTATGGCTTGGAAAAAATTAGGTAATAAATCTCAAGTATGTGAAATATTTGGTATTTCACGACCAACCTTAGACCGTTGGATTGAACTTGAACATACGGCCGAATTTGACCCTAAAAATCGTAAAAATAAGGGTGGACGACCAAGTAGTATTCGAGATTTGGAGTCTTTCAAAAATTTTGTTCAGATTACTGAATTCTCAAGTATTCATGATTTGGTTCCTATCTTTGAAGAGCAATTTGGTTATCCAGTTGCTTATGAAGTTATTCGAAGAACATTAAAACGTCTTGGATGGGTGCAAAGTAAAAAATGTTTTATTGCGCGTAAACCGAAACGCATAGTTGAATCGGCTTAG
- a CDS encoding IS630 transposase-related protein yields the protein MTYPIHYRKKILAKLEQGMTFQEAAAKFELSPTTIQRWKKRLEPKTTHDYKPRKIHDELILQDLKDFPNDYQFERAIRLGCSKSGIQKALKRLGINPKKNTKAPKINRKSYQE from the coding sequence ATGACTTATCCAATACATTATAGAAAGAAGATTCTAGCAAAGCTAGAACAAGGCATGACTTTTCAAGAAGCTGCTGCAAAATTCGAATTAAGTCCTACAACGATTCAGCGTTGGAAAAAAAGACTTGAGCCTAAAACAACCCATGACTATAAACCACGAAAAATTCATGATGAGTTAATTTTGCAGGATTTGAAAGATTTTCCGAATGACTATCAATTTGAACGTGCGATCCGTTTAGGTTGTTCTAAATCTGGTATTCAAAAAGCGCTGAAACGTTTAGGAATTAACCCCAAAAAGAATACAAAAGCACCGAAAATAAACAGAAAATCTTATCAGGAGTAA
- a CDS encoding common pilus major fimbrillin subunit EcpA — MKKLVLVAALAAFSVQSFAKEVEATATWQASAKKDTTTTLVVTASNALHFDYQGSTEAFSDAKGNFDVSIDGLKGATEFKLTTEVLSDQLTRGTDTSALTVGVDFNGQPLAKGTPFTLLDTSANINGGLTNIMNGYNVDGTRASDRSSFIFKVASAADSTGNVAFSKLPDGYWDGQVAVRFLATWTTGTP, encoded by the coding sequence ATGAAAAAATTAGTATTAGTCGCAGCTCTTGCTGCATTTTCAGTACAATCATTTGCCAAAGAAGTTGAAGCAACAGCAACTTGGCAAGCGAGCGCTAAAAAAGATACCACAACTACTTTGGTTGTAACTGCATCAAATGCTCTACACTTTGACTATCAAGGTTCAACTGAAGCATTTAGTGATGCAAAGGGTAACTTCGATGTATCTATTGATGGGTTAAAAGGTGCAACAGAATTCAAACTTACTACTGAAGTGTTGAGTGATCAATTAACACGTGGTACGGATACATCAGCTTTAACGGTTGGTGTTGATTTTAATGGTCAACCATTGGCTAAAGGCACTCCATTTACATTATTGGATACCTCTGCAAATATTAATGGTGGTTTAACCAATATTATGAATGGTTATAACGTAGATGGTACTCGTGCATCAGACCGTAGTTCATTCATTTTTAAAGTTGCTTCTGCTGCTGATAGTACAGGTAATGTTGCTTTTTCTAAGCTTCCTGATGGTTATTGGGATGGCCAGGTTGCTGTACGTTTCCTTGCAACGTGGACTACTGGTACACCATAA
- a CDS encoding EcpB family pilus assembly chaperone, which translates to MLKIISLFSLLIAPVACLAISVGEITSFISPNETILTKEITNTTNVARFIGLKVERISTPLEGGMVIPMDTKDEVLSAPASLVLPGGAKEFFKIVYQGPQDDQERYYRLSWLDAPISEFSPENQPKGAQALTSARIDTILVVSPRKEIFKYENSGDEVKNLGNATFRVISVGKCKIPENDKDGEGCRERYYVMPDKAVRLKHTDITHSQSHIGIWHKGNYISVK; encoded by the coding sequence ATGTTAAAAATAATAAGTTTATTCTCTCTATTAATTGCTCCAGTTGCATGTTTGGCTATAAGTGTTGGGGAAATAACCTCATTTATATCGCCAAATGAAACAATTTTAACCAAGGAAATAACCAATACAACGAATGTCGCTCGTTTTATTGGTCTAAAGGTTGAGCGAATATCTACCCCTTTAGAAGGCGGTATGGTAATTCCTATGGATACTAAAGATGAGGTTCTATCAGCGCCTGCAAGCTTGGTGTTGCCTGGTGGTGCGAAAGAGTTTTTTAAAATTGTTTATCAAGGTCCACAAGATGATCAAGAGCGATATTATCGTTTGTCTTGGTTAGACGCACCTATTAGTGAGTTTTCTCCAGAGAATCAACCAAAAGGTGCTCAAGCATTAACTTCTGCACGTATAGATACCATATTGGTTGTTTCACCACGCAAAGAAATTTTTAAATATGAAAATAGTGGTGATGAAGTTAAAAATTTGGGTAATGCAACCTTTCGAGTAATCTCAGTTGGTAAATGTAAAATTCCTGAAAATGATAAAGACGGTGAAGGCTGTCGAGAGCGTTATTATGTGATGCCTGATAAAGCTGTGCGGCTTAAACATACTGATATTACACACTCACAATCTCATATAGGTATTTGGCACAAAGGCAACTATATCAGTGTTAAATAA
- a CDS encoding CS1-pili formation C-terminal domain-containing protein has product MKIYRYSITLGMVGLIAIQSVYSEEAPPLRRIGTLVLPSVLTGVMESGLSIPVYLKYDKQPLDAKSNQKIADAVVYLRENKLYIREVSIAENLQTTELTQQTKTLLDAIRDKELDENLVYYVANNASLKLDLKSMYLELLVDESAIGTKKIARSDVLGRSTVDKFSSVLSYRFGTYYNEYDGQGNSSNYLTLNSVSSLKENHFILNASAYGIGTNNSDFEVYRALYERDHNGYRFAAGMMDTWSIQSIASLNGINTSKIYGLSYGNLSNTVIQNTSLSLTPINVFLPSAGTVQIYREGRLLSIQNFPLGSHEVDTSNLPSGSYSVDVKTFVNGEEINSTVGHINKSFDNRSMNIGKVNWQLFGGMLKYNQTAFKNPNQLETELKNRETNGWLFGVALNKDYAWLSGTSFRSSIYAFTNDDNNDRNLVAELSTNVALTPEIFVNWQTLLATDSTFKNTLTANYNLPQGYGSVWGSREYTTIGNKLAIEKRDYYNLGGSLNVKKIYDKLGYLSLSYSKDLERKNDFVSAEYNQDLFNFKYATVSFRAGLQRNTFTDSSTGVDGNNDFYSTQKNNDKYVYFDVRLPLSKWFSAGVSSRNDNLLATAAYKQSFDGGFIRNVGVDISKPISTSGESSGSRDASFSGYAGYEHKFNSGSLSASASGSNYSLNYTSQGIIAYAEKKLALSATNLESGVMINTGLKDNGKMSAVVNGQAYQISGKRSFIPLSPYKEYTIELANDKKSLDSVNIVRGRHNKITLYPGNVSVLNPEIQQMITVFGRIYYPSGELARKVNINNHIGKTVTDENGEFSLDVDKRYPILTLIENNGELCEAALKLKPSDRVVWVGDLHCEMKKTSSQVSLLEARK; this is encoded by the coding sequence ATGAAAATATATAGATATTCAATAACACTGGGTATGGTGGGATTAATTGCTATACAAAGTGTTTATTCCGAAGAGGCTCCTCCACTTCGACGAATTGGAACTTTGGTGCTGCCGTCAGTATTAACCGGTGTTATGGAGAGTGGTCTTAGTATTCCTGTTTATTTGAAATATGATAAACAGCCATTAGATGCCAAAAGTAATCAGAAAATTGCAGATGCAGTTGTTTATCTTCGTGAGAATAAACTATATATCAGAGAAGTTAGTATTGCTGAGAATTTGCAAACGACTGAACTTACACAACAAACTAAGACATTGCTCGATGCAATTAGGGATAAAGAGCTTGATGAAAATCTAGTTTATTATGTTGCAAATAATGCATCATTGAAATTAGATTTAAAATCAATGTATCTAGAATTGTTGGTGGATGAGTCAGCAATCGGTACAAAAAAAATTGCAAGATCAGATGTTTTAGGTAGATCAACAGTTGATAAATTTTCATCTGTTTTAAGTTATCGTTTTGGGACATATTATAACGAGTACGATGGTCAAGGAAACTCTTCTAATTATCTCACTCTAAATAGTGTGTCATCTTTAAAAGAAAATCACTTTATATTAAATGCATCCGCCTATGGTATTGGAACAAATAATAGTGATTTTGAAGTGTATCGCGCGCTCTATGAGCGAGATCATAATGGATATCGATTTGCTGCTGGGATGATGGATACTTGGAGTATTCAGTCAATTGCCAGTTTGAATGGGATCAATACCAGTAAAATTTATGGGCTTTCCTACGGAAATTTAAGTAATACTGTTATTCAAAATACCAGTTTGTCCTTAACACCCATTAATGTGTTTTTACCGAGTGCGGGAACGGTACAGATTTATCGCGAAGGTCGATTACTGAGTATTCAGAATTTCCCTTTAGGGAGTCATGAAGTTGACACTTCAAATTTACCTTCTGGTTCTTATAGTGTTGACGTCAAGACTTTTGTTAATGGTGAGGAAATTAACTCTACTGTTGGGCATATTAATAAGTCATTTGATAATCGAAGCATGAATATAGGCAAAGTAAATTGGCAATTATTTGGTGGAATGCTGAAATATAATCAAACTGCTTTTAAAAATCCAAACCAACTAGAGACTGAGCTTAAAAATCGAGAAACAAATGGTTGGTTATTTGGAGTTGCTTTAAATAAGGATTATGCGTGGTTATCTGGAACATCATTCAGGTCGAGTATTTATGCTTTCACGAATGATGATAATAATGATCGAAATTTGGTTGCAGAACTCTCAACGAATGTTGCACTCACACCAGAGATTTTTGTTAATTGGCAGACTTTACTTGCAACAGATTCAACCTTTAAAAACACGTTAACTGCAAATTATAACTTACCCCAAGGTTATGGCAGTGTGTGGGGGTCGAGAGAATATACGACGATTGGTAATAAACTCGCAATTGAAAAGCGTGATTATTATAATTTAGGTGGTAGTTTAAATGTAAAGAAAATTTATGATAAGTTGGGTTACTTGTCCTTGAGCTACTCTAAAGATTTAGAGCGTAAAAATGACTTTGTATCGGCAGAATACAACCAAGATTTATTTAACTTTAAATATGCAACAGTAAGTTTTAGGGCGGGTTTACAACGTAATACATTTACGGATAGTTCGACTGGGGTAGATGGTAATAATGATTTTTATAGCACCCAGAAAAATAATGATAAATATGTTTATTTTGATGTTCGATTACCGCTGTCTAAATGGTTTTCTGCTGGCGTAAGCAGCCGGAATGACAATCTCTTAGCAACTGCGGCTTATAAACAAAGCTTTGATGGTGGTTTTATTCGAAACGTAGGGGTTGATATCTCCAAACCGATCAGCACTAGCGGAGAGAGCAGTGGCTCAAGGGATGCTTCTTTTTCTGGGTATGCAGGTTATGAGCATAAGTTTAATTCGGGATCATTATCAGCAAGTGCGAGTGGTAGTAATTACTCATTAAATTATACCAGCCAAGGCATCATTGCTTATGCAGAGAAAAAACTTGCTTTAAGTGCGACTAATCTTGAGTCAGGAGTAATGATTAATACTGGTTTAAAAGATAATGGCAAAATGTCAGCAGTCGTAAATGGGCAAGCTTACCAAATCTCAGGAAAACGTAGTTTTATCCCATTATCTCCATATAAGGAATACACCATTGAACTGGCGAATGATAAAAAATCTTTAGATAGCGTCAATATTGTAAGAGGTCGACACAATAAAATTACGCTCTATCCAGGCAATGTTTCAGTATTAAATCCTGAAATTCAACAAATGATCACCGTATTTGGGCGAATTTATTATCCATCTGGTGAGTTAGCGAGAAAAGTAAATATTAATAACCATATTGGTAAAACAGTGACGGATGAGAATGGCGAGTTTTCTTTGGATGTTGATAAGCGTTATCCAATATTAACTTTAATTGAAAACAATGGTGAATTGTGTGAGGCAGCATTGAAATTAAAGCCTTCAGACCGTGTAGTTTGGGTTGGTGATCTTCACTGTGAAATGAAGAAAACGAGTAGTCAGGTGAGTTTGTTGGAGGCAAGAAAATAA
- a CDS encoding fimbrial biogenesis chaperone: MFERVLLMVLLFLTSSAQAISVSSYIYEMEANEEFIAKSVTNDTAEFNTYRVSVFKIDRPGSGGENILYQKDRELIFAPLFLNIPAGQTDYFKLLYIGPKDDQERYYRVDFLESKMGRIEDVKEGDAQSVFVPSISFSTIFIVRPRKQNLKYDLNEQQGYLKNIGNTTFRLIVSQGCDGSDEDAIQFYMLPGEEYRNESLKGENKKFIVANKKYMPIGSTCKEGK, from the coding sequence ATGTTTGAACGGGTGTTGCTGATGGTGCTTTTATTTCTCACATCTTCTGCACAGGCAATTTCTGTTTCATCTTATATTTATGAAATGGAAGCGAATGAAGAATTTATTGCAAAATCAGTGACCAATGATACGGCTGAATTTAATACTTATAGGGTTAGTGTATTTAAAATTGATCGCCCAGGTTCGGGGGGGGAAAATATACTTTATCAAAAAGACCGTGAGTTGATCTTTGCACCTTTATTCTTAAATATTCCAGCTGGTCAAACCGATTATTTTAAGCTGTTGTACATTGGCCCCAAAGATGATCAAGAGCGTTATTATCGTGTCGATTTTTTGGAAAGTAAGATGGGCAGAATTGAAGATGTAAAAGAGGGCGATGCTCAATCTGTCTTTGTTCCATCAATTTCATTTAGCACAATTTTTATTGTGCGTCCGCGCAAGCAAAACTTAAAGTATGATTTAAATGAGCAGCAAGGTTATTTAAAGAATATCGGAAATACCACCTTTCGCTTAATTGTTTCGCAAGGATGTGATGGCTCAGATGAGGATGCAATTCAATTTTATATGTTACCTGGCGAAGAATATCGCAATGAGAGTTTAAAGGGCGAAAACAAAAAATTTATCGTGGCCAATAAAAAATATATGCCAATTGGCAGTACCTGCAAAGAAGGAAAATAA
- the pdxR gene encoding MocR-like pyridoxine biosynthesis transcription factor PdxR: MKNNTATFPHLLLQPGKIKDQFYFSLKKMILKGELAPGSKLPSSRSFSSLMSISRNSVLAGIERLIDEGYLFTKQGSGTYVSTTRPDQLIHVEKSSSIQTLAETTIPVDVSTSVQRLQPVWDKSAAAIGKDQLFSIGIGCTDLFPHALWGRLLSRAWRYYPQQTSHSNDPMGFLPLRQAIAAYASATRGLHCTAEHILITHGTQQAINLTAQVLLKQGDEVWLDEPGYDGALGAFTAMGAKVRPVVSDQEGMDIAYGIQHWPNAKMIFTAPSHQFPLGGTLSLSRRLALLDWATENQAWIFEDDYNSEFRYKSRPIQALQGLDTTQRVIYAGTFSKMMFPELRLGFLVLPPTLTQAFKLAKHYADSSNAYLEQATLAMFIAEGHYARHVRRVRKACDERQQSLIAAIQHDLPKHFQLVPSDSGIHLLCYLAAPWVEKEMIEKCRQLGIGAQPLSRYCQNPISKPGILFGFAAHTPSEIQQGIQILAQELLKTADHRSSQNTVSLSSI, from the coding sequence ATGAAAAACAACACGGCGACTTTTCCGCATCTCCTCCTGCAACCGGGGAAAATTAAAGACCAATTCTATTTCTCACTAAAAAAAATGATTTTAAAAGGTGAGCTTGCCCCTGGAAGTAAACTGCCTTCCAGTAGAAGCTTTTCAAGCCTGATGTCAATTTCCAGAAATTCAGTGCTTGCTGGCATTGAACGCTTAATCGATGAAGGTTATCTGTTTACAAAACAAGGTTCTGGCACCTATGTCAGCACCACGCGTCCCGATCAACTCATTCACGTTGAAAAGTCATCTTCTATCCAAACCTTAGCTGAAACCACAATTCCGGTTGACGTCAGTACAAGTGTGCAGCGGCTACAGCCTGTTTGGGACAAAAGTGCCGCTGCGATTGGCAAAGATCAACTGTTTAGTATTGGTATTGGCTGTACCGATTTATTCCCGCATGCCCTTTGGGGACGACTATTAAGCAGAGCATGGCGATACTACCCCCAACAGACTTCGCATTCAAATGATCCCATGGGATTCCTACCACTCAGACAAGCAATTGCAGCCTATGCCAGTGCCACACGCGGCCTGCATTGCACAGCAGAACATATTTTAATTACTCATGGGACGCAACAGGCCATTAATCTCACGGCTCAAGTTCTCTTAAAACAAGGAGATGAAGTCTGGTTAGATGAACCTGGTTATGATGGTGCACTCGGTGCATTTACAGCAATGGGTGCCAAAGTTCGACCCGTTGTGAGTGATCAAGAAGGCATGGACATCGCTTATGGTATTCAGCATTGGCCGAATGCCAAGATGATTTTCACAGCGCCATCACATCAGTTTCCACTGGGTGGAACACTGAGTTTAAGCCGTCGGCTGGCATTGCTCGATTGGGCAACTGAAAATCAAGCATGGATTTTTGAAGACGATTACAACAGTGAATTCAGATATAAATCACGGCCAATCCAAGCACTACAAGGCTTAGATACCACCCAGCGGGTTATTTATGCGGGTACCTTCTCTAAGATGATGTTCCCCGAATTGCGACTGGGGTTTTTAGTTCTCCCGCCAACATTAACCCAAGCATTTAAATTGGCAAAACACTATGCAGACAGCAGCAATGCCTATTTAGAACAAGCGACTTTGGCGATGTTTATTGCTGAAGGGCACTATGCACGGCATGTCAGACGCGTCCGTAAAGCCTGTGATGAACGACAACAAAGCTTGATTGCTGCGATACAACACGATCTGCCCAAGCATTTCCAGCTTGTCCCCTCCGACTCAGGTATACATCTACTATGTTACTTAGCAGCACCTTGGGTGGAAAAGGAGATGATTGAAAAATGTAGACAGCTTGGTATTGGGGCACAACCTTTATCGCGTTACTGCCAGAATCCTATTTCAAAACCTGGGATTCTGTTTGGTTTTGCGGCACATACGCCATCTGAAATTCAACAAGGGATTCAGATACTTGCTCAGGAACTATTGAAAACTGCTGATCATCGCTCATCTCAAAATACCGTTTCGTTATCTTCAATATAA
- a CDS encoding GNAT family N-acetyltransferase, producing MHQNQHIVSVSPVQVQDYQQWLAYWLAYQEFYQVQLSEQTTLKTWARFFDQNIKIHAAVARENHQILGFVHYVFHDSTWAINEYCYLEDLFVAPEARGKQVAKQLIEYVQQQAQSRQCARLYWHTQESNLTAQRLYDWVAEKPGVIEYRMPL from the coding sequence ATGCATCAAAATCAACATATTGTTTCAGTGAGCCCTGTACAAGTGCAGGATTATCAGCAGTGGTTGGCCTACTGGCTTGCCTATCAAGAATTTTATCAAGTGCAACTGTCAGAGCAGACCACATTAAAAACTTGGGCACGTTTTTTTGATCAAAACATAAAAATACATGCGGCTGTGGCACGTGAAAATCACCAGATTTTAGGTTTTGTACATTATGTATTTCATGATTCGACTTGGGCGATCAATGAATATTGTTATTTAGAAGATTTATTTGTTGCACCTGAAGCAAGAGGCAAACAGGTTGCAAAACAATTGATCGAATATGTGCAGCAGCAAGCGCAAAGCCGTCAATGCGCACGTTTATATTGGCATACTCAAGAAAGTAATCTCACGGCACAACGACTCTATGATTGGGTTGCGGAAAAGCCTGGCGTAATTGAATATCGGATGCCGCTTTAA
- a CDS encoding phosphate--AMP phosphotransferase produces MKKNKSAIKFDTDQLSLDLIEAQYALKNTRGHANARSVLVLVGGIEFAGKSEAIKQLREWMDPRYLYVKADIPNEINSKKLFWQSYLPHMPSHGQIMLFFGNWYTDLLASVLYGQEPISEPEFKRYLAEMQQFEAYLQNNNVDIVKIWFDLSLATTQKRIRHLDLAKALQRVPDFSWDNFPVSNWRNKKLYDNIQNIRQRFTEDWTIIDGENEKLRNYQFAQEILKALKNASKIHPLSTDVLELAPQAVNASAAPLHPALLQPATTAIAKKDYKKIIKKLEKKVAHALRYEPRQIILLFEGMDAAGKGGAIKRIIKYLDPREYHIHSISAPEPFERQHTYLWRFGNKLTADGAIPIFDRSWYGRVLVERVEQLISPTAWQSSYHEINQFENSLTRHNTIILKFWLSISKEEQLKRFQYRETTPQKYFKITEEDWRNREKWDEYLVAASEMFELTSTPAAPWHIIATDDKYTARIQIMEKILARLAE; encoded by the coding sequence ATGAAAAAAAATAAGTCAGCGATAAAATTTGATACAGATCAATTGTCACTGGATTTAATCGAAGCCCAATATGCGCTTAAAAATACCCGTGGCCATGCTAATGCACGCAGCGTTTTGGTATTGGTTGGCGGCATAGAGTTCGCTGGAAAAAGTGAAGCAATCAAACAATTACGTGAATGGATGGATCCGCGCTACCTGTATGTCAAAGCCGACATTCCCAACGAAATCAATTCTAAAAAATTATTTTGGCAATCCTATCTGCCCCATATGCCCAGTCATGGGCAGATCATGCTGTTCTTTGGCAACTGGTATACCGATCTTTTGGCCTCGGTTTTATATGGTCAAGAACCGATTTCAGAGCCTGAATTTAAACGCTATCTGGCTGAAATGCAGCAATTCGAAGCCTATCTACAAAACAATAATGTCGATATCGTAAAAATTTGGTTTGACCTGTCTTTGGCGACCACGCAAAAGCGGATTCGTCATTTGGACTTGGCCAAAGCCTTACAGCGTGTCCCTGATTTTTCATGGGATAATTTCCCCGTATCCAATTGGCGTAATAAAAAACTCTATGACAATATTCAAAATATTCGTCAGCGCTTTACAGAAGACTGGACCATTATTGACGGTGAAAATGAAAAACTACGGAATTATCAATTTGCCCAAGAAATCTTAAAAGCGCTTAAAAATGCCAGCAAGATACACCCCCTGAGCACTGATGTATTAGAACTTGCTCCACAAGCTGTCAATGCATCAGCAGCTCCACTACATCCAGCATTGTTGCAGCCAGCAACGACAGCTATTGCAAAAAAAGACTATAAAAAAATCATTAAGAAGCTAGAGAAAAAAGTCGCGCATGCACTGCGTTATGAACCCAGACAAATTATTTTATTGTTTGAAGGGATGGATGCTGCGGGTAAAGGCGGTGCAATTAAACGGATTATTAAATATTTAGATCCGCGTGAATATCATATTCATAGTATTTCCGCCCCAGAACCCTTTGAACGACAACACACCTACTTGTGGCGCTTTGGCAATAAACTCACCGCAGATGGTGCAATACCTATTTTTGACCGCAGTTGGTATGGGCGTGTCTTGGTCGAACGCGTTGAGCAACTGATTTCACCCACTGCATGGCAAAGTTCCTATCATGAGATCAATCAATTCGAAAATAGTCTCACCCGCCACAACACAATTATTCTCAAATTTTGGTTGTCCATTTCCAAAGAGGAACAACTGAAACGCTTTCAGTATCGTGAAACCACGCCACAAAAGTATTTTAAAATCACCGAAGAAGATTGGCGTAATCGTGAAAAATGGGACGAGTACTTGGTCGCTGCATCTGAGATGTTTGAATTGACCAGTACCCCTGCTGCACCGTGGCATATTATCGCAACAGATGATAAATATACCGCGCGCATTCAGATTATGGAAAAAATCTTAGCACGCTTGGCTGAGTAA